In Callospermophilus lateralis isolate mCalLat2 chromosome 4, mCalLat2.hap1, whole genome shotgun sequence, one genomic interval encodes:
- the Plat gene encoding tissue-type plasminogen activator, which yields MGHSEEMMNTMKKGLLCVLLLCEVVFTLPRQEIYTRFRRGARSYRVMCRDEKTQMIYQQHESWLRPMLRSNRVEYCWCNSGRPQCHSVPIKSCSEPRCFNGGTCWQAIYFSDFVCQCPEGFAGKRCEIDTSATCFKDQGITYRGTWSTVESGAECVNWNSSVLALKSYNGRRPDAIKLGLGNHNYCRNPDRDAKPWCYVFKAGKYTSEFCSTPACSKGKNEDCYFGKGLAYRGTQSLTTSGASCLPWNSMILIGKSYTAWKTNSQALGLGRHNYCRNPDGDAKPWCHVLKDRKLTWEYCDMPQCSTCGLRQYKQPQFRIKGGLFADITSHPWQAAIFAKNRRSPGERFLCGGVLISSCWVLSAAHCFLERFPPHHLKVVLGRTYRVVPGEEEQKFEVEKYIVHKEFDDDTYDNDIALLQLKSDSLQCAQDSNSVRTVCLPDANLQLADWTECELSGYGKHEASSPFYSERLKEAHVRLYPSSRCTSQYMFNKTVTNNMLCAGDTRSGGNQANLHDACQGDSGGPLVCVKDKRMTLVGIISWGLGCGQKDVPGIYTKVTNYLDWIQENMRP from the exons ATGGGACACTCTGAAGAAATGATGAATACAATGAAAAAAGGGCTTCTGTGTGTACTGCTGCTTTGTGAAGTAGTCTTCACTTTGCCCCGCCAG GAAATCTACACCCGATTCAGAAGAGGAGCCAGATCCTACAGag TGATGTGCAGGGATGAAAAAACACAGATGATTTACCagcaacatgagtcatggctgcgCCCCATGCTCAGAAGCAACCGAGTGGAATACTGCTGGTGCAATAGCGGCAGGCCACAGTGCCACTCGGTGCCCATCAAAA GTTGCAGTGAGCCGAGGTGCTTCAATGGGGGGACATGTTGGCAGGCTATATATTTCTCAGATTTTGTCTGCCAGTGCCCTGAAGGATTTGCTGGGAAACGCTGTGAAatag ATACCAGTGCCACATGCTTCAAGGATCAGGGCATCACCTACAGGGGCACatggagcactgtggaaagcggaGCTGAATGTGTCAACTGGAACAGCAGTGTGTTGGCCCTGAAGTCCTACAATGGGCGGAGACCAGATGCCATCAAGCTGGGCCTTGGGAATCACAACTACTGCAG GAATCCCGACCGAGACGCAAAGCCCTGGTGCTATGTCTTTAAGGCAGGGAAGTACACCTCAGAGTTCTGCAGCACACCAGCCTGCTCCAAGG gAAAAAATGAGGACTGCTACTTTGGAAAAGGGTTAGCATACCGTGGCACCCAAAGCCTCACCACATCTGGTGCCTCCTGCCTTCCATGGAATTCCATGATCCTGATAGGCAAGAGTTATACAGCATGGAAGACCAACTCCCAGGCTCTTGGCCTGGGAAGACATAATTATTGCCG AAATCCAGATGGAGATGCCAAGCCCTGGTGCCATGTGCTGAAGGATCGCAAGTTGACGTGGGAATACTGTGACATGCCCCAGTGCT CCACCTGTGGCCTGAGACAGTACAAGCAGCCTCAGTTTCGCATTAAAGGAGGACTCTTCGCAGACATCACCTCTCATCCTTGGCAGGCTGCCATATTTGCCAAGAACAGGAGGTCACCAGGAGAGAGGTTTTTGTGTGGGGGAGTGCTGATCAGTTCCTGCTGGGTCCTGTCTGCTGCTCACTGCTTCCTGGAGAG GTTTCCTCCCCACCACCTTAAGGTGGTCTTGGGCAGAACATACCGGGTGGTCCCTGGTGAAGAGGAACAGAAATTTGAAGTAGAAAAATACATCGTCCATAAGGAATTTGATGATGACACTTATGACAATGATATTG CATTGTTGCAGCTGAAATCAGACTCATTACAGTGTGCCCAGGACAGCAACTCTGTCCGCACTGTCTGCCTTCCTGACGCCAACCTGCAGCTGGCTGACTGGACGGAATGTGAACTGTCTGGCTATGGCAAGCACGAGGCAT CTTCTCCTTTCTATTCTGAACGGCTGAAGGAGGCTCATGTCAGATTGTACCCATCCAGCCGCTGTACATCACAATATATGTTTAATAAAACTGTCACAAACAACATGCTGTGTGCTGGAGATACTCGCAGTGGAGGGAACCAAGCAAACCTGCATGATGCTTGCCAG GGTGACTCAGGAGGCCCTTTGGTGTGTGTAAAGGACAAACGCATGACTTTGGTTGGCATCATCAGTTGGGGTCTTGGTTGTGGGCAGAAGGATGTTCCAGGTATATACACCAAGGTCACGAATTACCTAGACTGGATTCAAGAAAATATGCGACCATGA